One Brassica napus cultivar Da-Ae chromosome C2, Da-Ae, whole genome shotgun sequence DNA window includes the following coding sequences:
- the LOC125582042 gene encoding uncharacterized protein LOC125582042 yields the protein MANIEKLQFPALKVTGENYVRWVTNVKPYLVIKKISEAIKVGNKSPPEHIAEAIIFLKKHLDENLTHDYGDVEDPAVLWQALKDRFDNQKEINLPHALEEWKTLRFQDFQRVRDYNSTILRIVAQLKYCGNPVTEAEMLDKTYNTFHKEHNVLSRIYRKCGYTKFSELMVTLMLAEKNDELLIKNHNSRPTGAKAFPEVNATAVEYSGRRNHTNRGRGRRFNNKRGKPYYPKSIRSNKWVRSEQPHKGKETEEDTTKKSETVCYRCGCKGHWSRTCRTPPHLCKLYQESIKGKAKEVNLTENVEGTSYLESSDFANELD from the coding sequence atggcaaacatcgagaaactccagttcccggctctaaaagtaaccggcgaaaactatgtcagatgggtcacaaatgtgaaaccttatcttgtaataaaaaagatatccGAAGCTATaaaagtcggtaacaaatcgccacccgagcatatagccgaggcgataatcttcctgaagaagcacttagatgagaatctaactcacgactatggagacgttgaggacccagctgtactatggcaagccttgaaagacagattcgataatcaaaaggaaatcaatctccctcacgctcttgaagagtggaaaaccctgaggtttcaggatttccaaagggttagagattacaattccactatcttaaggatagttgcacaattaaaatattgtggtaaccctgtcaccgaagcagaaatgcttgacaagacatacaataccttccacaaagaacacaacgtcttatcccgaatttacagaaaatgtgggtacaccaaattttctgaattgatggtaacactcatgttggctgaaaagaacgatgagttactaatcaaaaaccataattcccgacctacgggagccaaggcatttcccgaagtgaatgctacggcggtagaatattcgggaaggagaaaccataccaaccgaggtcgtggtcggcgtttcaacaacaaacgtggaaagccttactatcctaaaagtattagatctaacaaatgggttagatctgaacaacctcataaaggcaaagaaaccgaagaggataccacaaagaaaagtgagactgtatgttacagatgtggatgtaaaggacattggtcccgtacctgtcgtactcccccacatttgtgcaagttatatcaagaatccataaaaggaaaggctaaagaggtgaacctcacggaaaacgttgaagggacctcataccttgaatcctctgatttcgcaaatgagctggactag
- the LOC106381171 gene encoding endoglucanase 9-like, protein MAFTTTMLSWSTFDYGEQMGLELQNARVNIRWATDYLLKCATATPGKLYVGVGDPNADHKCWERPEDMDTPRTVYSVSPSNPGSDVAAETAAALAAASMVFREVDSEYSLLLLATAKNVMEFAIKYRGNYSDSLSSSVCPFYCSYSGYKDELMWGAAWLQKATNDPNYKNFIESLGGGDHPDIFNWDSKYAGAYVLLSQRALVNKDINYELYKQEAESFIRKILPNSPSTHYTPGGLMYKLPQSNLQHVTAITFLLTTYAKYMKATQHIFNCGNSVIVNPDTLISLSKQQVDYILGENPIKMSYMVGFGSRFPMRIHHRASSLPSQVLLSKPFNCTEGFQFYHTQNPNPNIVTGAIVGGPDKNDEYPDKRDHYIHSEPGTYINAPFVRPLAYFASRGSA, encoded by the exons ATGGCGTTTACCACAACAATGCTTTCATGGAGCACATTTGATTACGGTGAGCAGATGGGTCTTGAGCTCCAAAACGCACGTGTTAACATCCGTTGGGCCACGGATTATCTGCTGAAATGTGCGACAGCCACTCCCGGGAAGCTTTACGTCGGGGTAGGAGATCCTAATGCTGATCACAAATGCTGGGAACGGCCTGAAGATATGGACACACCTCGTACAGTCTATTCTGTATCCCCTTCTAACCCCGGTTCTGACGTAGCAGCTGAAACTGCAGCAGCTCTGGCCGCAGCTTCTATGGTTTTCAGGGAAGTTGATTCTGAGTACTCGCTTTTACTGCTGGCAACAGCTAAGAATGTGATGGAGTTTGCCATTAAGTACAGAGGAAATTACAGTGATTCCCTTTCTTCATCTGTCTGTCCTTTCTACTGCTCCTACTCTGGTTACAAG GACGAGCTTATGTGGGGTGCGGCGTGGCTGCAGAAAGCTACCAATGACCCCAATTACAAAAACTTCATAGAATCTCTAGGAGGTGGAGATCATCCTGACATCTTCAACTGGGACAGCAAATATGCTGGCGCCTATGTTCTTCTTTCACAG CGAGCATTAGTTAACAAAGACATCAACTATGAACTATACAAGCAAGAAGCTGAGAGTTTCATACGCAAGATCCTCCCAAactctccctctactcattacACTCCAG GAGGCTTGATGTACAAGTTACCTCAGAGCAACCTACAACACGTAACCGCCATAACATTCTTGCTCACAACCTACGCCAAGTACATGAAAGCCACACAACATATATTCAACTGCGGAAACTCCGTCATTGTCAACCCCGACACCTTGATAAGCTTATCGAAGCAACAAGTGGATTACATACTCGGCGAGAACCCAATAAAGATGTCGTACATGGTTGGATTCGGATCCAGATTCCCCATGAGAATCCACCACAGAGCATCGTCGCTTCCTTCACAAGTACTTCTTTCAAAACCTTTCAACTGCACCGAGGGATTCCAATTTTACCACACGCAAAACCCCAACCCTAACATTGTCACGGGAGCAATCGTAGGGGGTCCAGATAAGAACGATGAGTATCCAGATAAGAGAGACCATTACATACACTCGGAACCGGGTACTTACATCAACGCCCCCTTCGTTAGACCTTTGGCGTACTTCGCCTCCCGTGGATCTGCTTGA
- the LOC106381173 gene encoding probable serine/threonine-protein kinase drkD has protein sequence MIELLKSHGVLSYGQNGSHFEPKPLPPPIPKKCDWEIDPAELDFSNAAMIGKGSFGEIVKAYWSGTPVAVKRILSSLSDDRLVMLRQESDL, from the exons ATGATCGAGCTACTCAAATCTCATGGCGTTTTATCTTAT GGTCAAAACGGAAGTCACTTTGAACCAAAGCCTTTGCCACCACCAATTCCAAAGAAGTGTGACTGGGAGATTGACCCTGCTGAGCTGGATTTCTCAAATGCAGCCATGATTGGaaag GGTTCATTTGGTGAGATTGTGAAAGCCTATTGGAGCGGAACACCAGTGGCTGTCAAACGtattctttcttctctttcagaTGATAGACTGGTTAT GCTCCGTCAAGAATCAGATCTGTGA